A single Methanosarcinales archaeon DNA region contains:
- a CDS encoding 30S ribosomal protein S11 yields the protein MAEGKWGVAHIQASFNNTIITITDLTGAETIAKVSGGMVVKAARDESSPYTAMQMANQLADKLRDKDIVGIHVKVRAPGGNKQRSPGPGAQAAIRAFARAGIRIGRIEDVTPIPHDGTQTKGGRRGRRV from the coding sequence ATGGCAGAAGGTAAATGGGGTGTTGCCCACATCCAGGCATCATTCAATAACACTATAATCACAATAACAGATCTTACAGGAGCAGAGACCATCGCCAAGGTGAGCGGAGGTATGGTGGTCAAAGCCGCCAGGGATGAGAGTTCTCCGTATACTGCGATGCAGATGGCAAACCAGCTTGCTGATAAACTCAGGGACAAGGATATTGTTGGTATCCATGTTAAAGTCCGGGCACCTGGTGGAAACAAACAGCGTAGTCCAGGTCCAGGAGCACAGGCTGCAATAAGGGCTTTTGCCAGGGCAGGTATCAGGATCGGCAGGATCGAAGATGTCACACCTATTCCCCATGACGGTACTCAGACCAAAGGCGGCCGCCGGGGACGAAGAGTTTAG